The Spirosoma oryzicola genome window below encodes:
- a CDS encoding RagB/SusD family nutrient uptake outer membrane protein has protein sequence MKTPKRFIIVVALLLTGLQACRENALEVAPLEQLSSASFWKTEADVQSALAANYSFLKSGGAPVSLYWPTGWDALTDDAYAQYPWDAEITSISLNGPTPTTGGYVYNMYATSYRAIASINNLLANISKVSMDETNRKKYMAEASFLRAYFYFQLAQLYGNVVYITEPATDSFKQPRTSNTKDEVLTGINKDLDVAIASLPDAAYSDGHAVKGTAQAFKARVLLYQKQYAASAALSKAVVDGGKFKLSTSYSEVFYKPGQNNNPEILFSVKNLPPNSYPGIGIDLQLGSWESFQPTADLVSEYESKDGLPTASSPLYNPAAPYENRDPRLRMSIFVPGDGPSQGWNKYNGTQQTFQPFTNSNTTGFAIRKMLDPTISDPGYSTVSSQDLVLMRYAEVLLNYAEAENEASGPANAYAAVNQVRARVGMPALPTGLTQATMRDRIRHERRVELALEGFRYFDLRRWGIATQELNGFTVVPGNTTMKKKYYESRFDLWPIPQTEIDRNPGQKQNPGY, from the coding sequence ATGAAAACGCCAAAAAGATTCATAATCGTTGTTGCGCTGTTGCTTACGGGCTTACAGGCATGCCGGGAAAACGCCCTTGAGGTTGCCCCACTGGAACAACTGTCGTCGGCCAGTTTCTGGAAAACGGAAGCTGACGTACAGTCGGCCCTGGCCGCCAATTATTCTTTCCTGAAAAGCGGGGGAGCTCCCGTCTCGCTTTACTGGCCCACCGGCTGGGATGCGCTGACCGACGACGCGTATGCGCAATACCCTTGGGATGCCGAAATCACGTCCATCAGCCTGAACGGACCGACCCCGACAACGGGCGGCTACGTCTACAATATGTATGCGACCAGCTACCGGGCTATCGCGTCTATCAACAACCTGCTGGCTAATATCAGCAAGGTGTCTATGGACGAAACGAACCGGAAGAAATACATGGCTGAAGCCAGCTTCCTGCGCGCCTACTTCTATTTTCAGCTGGCCCAGCTGTACGGCAACGTGGTCTATATCACGGAACCGGCTACCGACTCCTTCAAGCAGCCCCGCACCAGCAATACCAAGGATGAAGTGCTGACGGGCATCAACAAAGATCTGGACGTGGCCATTGCCAGCCTACCCGATGCGGCCTACTCGGATGGGCACGCGGTAAAAGGAACGGCGCAGGCCTTCAAGGCGCGGGTGTTGTTGTATCAAAAGCAATACGCAGCCTCAGCGGCCCTGTCAAAGGCGGTTGTCGACGGTGGTAAGTTCAAGTTGTCCACCAGCTACAGTGAAGTATTTTACAAACCGGGGCAGAACAACAATCCTGAAATTTTATTCTCCGTCAAGAACCTGCCACCCAACTCGTATCCGGGCATAGGTATTGACCTGCAACTGGGTAGCTGGGAATCGTTCCAGCCAACGGCCGATCTGGTGAGTGAGTACGAAAGCAAGGATGGGCTACCGACGGCCTCATCCCCACTGTATAACCCAGCCGCGCCGTACGAAAACCGGGACCCCCGGCTGCGCATGAGTATTTTCGTACCGGGCGACGGACCGTCGCAGGGGTGGAACAAATACAACGGTACGCAGCAAACCTTCCAGCCGTTTACCAACTCGAACACGACCGGTTTCGCCATCCGAAAAATGCTTGACCCGACGATATCTGACCCCGGTTACAGCACCGTAAGCAGTCAGGATCTGGTGTTGATGCGCTACGCCGAAGTGTTGCTGAACTACGCGGAAGCCGAGAACGAAGCCAGCGGTCCGGCGAATGCCTATGCGGCCGTCAACCAGGTGCGCGCCCGGGTCGGTATGCCGGCCTTACCGACGGGCCTTACGCAGGCGACCATGCGCGATCGCATTCGGCACGAACGTCGGGTCGAACTAGCCCTGGAAGGATTCCGCTATTTCGATCTCAGACGGTGGGGCATCGCCACGCAGGAACTGAATGGCTTTACGGTGGTGCCCGGTAACACGACCATGAAGAAGAAGTATTATGAATCACGATTCGATCTGTGGCCGATTCCGCAGACGGAAATAGACCGCAATCCCGGTCAAAAGCAGAACCCAGGCTATTAA
- a CDS encoding SusC/RagA family TonB-linked outer membrane protein: protein MKNKRLPASSDFPVRTRLLTVCLASTATLFSSLAVGNPATERAYIRNSKEFKPAISIRNGQLADRSVGGRITDETGAGLPGVSVLIKGTTRGTTSDANGNYSLTVPDQGRTVLIFSFVGYQSKEVEVGSQTSISVALVTDDKALNEVVVVGYGTQKKAEVTGAVVVATGEQLNKRIATNPATLLQGQLPGLQVQQSSGEPGNEGVSLRIRGVGTFSGAGNDPLVIVDGLPGSLTNLNPNDVASVSVLKDAASAAIYGARGANGVIVITTKKGKSGKVSVGYTFNNGITRPTKLPTVIDNSAEFMELSNEARSNSGLNPIYPQSTIDLYRNATDRVKYPNHNWLDDIFRTVNVQNHYLNVNGGAGNTNYSVGLGYTNQPGVMRGFNFQKYTLQFNLSSKVNDFITFGTNTLLRYSNRKGPSSGAGDTFLATLAQSPLYGPTLPDGSGLYTYRAYNGEVGNKNPVASADNVTTTTDDYYAQVNGFINVKLAAGLQWETRGGINFGYWKSNDFRPRIPVYYYSDLSQAGLLDVGTLGLSVNSNNTAYTVLYSQLTYDKQIGKNHFTVLGGAQQEQNKDQSLGGFRREFATNTLRELNAGPVEGQTNYGGASQWAIRSFYGRANYDYQNRYLVEASARYDGTSRLPTATRWGLFYAGSVGWRLTEEAFMKNITWLNDLKLRASYGKLGNQNIGTYPYQNALSTANYPFNNSLQTGYYAAGLVDQSLTWETTQSVDLGLDLAALNGRLTVSADWFNKETYDILRSYQVPLYVGLNAPTVNNGRVRNTGFEIELAYRDKIGKDFTYQIGGNVQAYKNRLVQYGSREIGGQTIREEGRPLDEFFLYQWDGIFQSQEEINRSPKQPITPQPGDLKIKDVNGDGKIDASDRTYTPGRYPTISYNLNANASWRNFDLSVQVFGSAGQRLYVTGWGAEPFRQGSVPTTDWRNRWTPSNPSTTMPRIYWADGYAPVQNYASTYFLKDASFVRLKNVQIGYTLPNTLVSKAKMQSLRVYFAGDNLLTLSKFPGLDPERTAVTDNYVSYPQNQVFTLGATVQF from the coding sequence ATGAAAAATAAACGACTACCAGCTAGTAGCGACTTTCCGGTTCGGACACGGCTATTAACCGTCTGTCTGGCAAGTACGGCTACGCTTTTTTCCTCACTGGCGGTGGGTAACCCCGCAACCGAGCGGGCGTATATACGCAATAGTAAGGAATTCAAACCTGCTATATCGATCCGAAATGGTCAGCTTGCGGACCGGTCTGTAGGCGGACGAATTACGGACGAGACAGGGGCCGGTCTGCCCGGGGTAAGTGTCCTGATCAAAGGCACGACCAGAGGGACAACCTCCGATGCCAACGGGAATTATTCGCTGACGGTACCCGACCAGGGGAGAACTGTGCTGATATTCTCGTTTGTAGGCTACCAGAGCAAAGAAGTGGAGGTAGGCTCGCAAACGTCGATTTCGGTTGCGCTGGTAACGGACGATAAAGCGCTGAATGAAGTGGTTGTCGTTGGTTATGGTACGCAGAAGAAAGCGGAAGTGACCGGGGCTGTGGTTGTCGCGACGGGCGAACAGCTCAACAAACGGATCGCGACCAACCCCGCTACGCTCTTGCAGGGGCAACTGCCTGGCCTTCAGGTACAGCAGTCATCCGGCGAACCGGGTAATGAAGGGGTTAGTCTGCGTATTCGCGGGGTCGGTACGTTTAGTGGAGCGGGCAACGATCCGCTGGTGATCGTCGATGGATTGCCCGGTAGCTTAACCAACCTCAACCCGAACGACGTTGCTTCGGTGTCGGTGCTCAAAGATGCTGCTTCGGCTGCTATCTACGGAGCCAGAGGGGCCAACGGCGTTATCGTCATTACAACTAAAAAAGGGAAGTCCGGGAAGGTTTCCGTCGGTTATACGTTCAACAACGGGATTACGCGGCCGACAAAACTGCCGACTGTCATTGACAACTCGGCGGAGTTTATGGAGCTGAGTAACGAAGCCCGGAGCAACTCGGGGCTGAATCCCATCTACCCGCAGTCGACCATCGATCTGTATCGGAACGCGACCGACCGGGTCAAGTACCCGAATCATAACTGGCTGGACGATATTTTTAGAACCGTTAACGTGCAGAACCACTACCTGAACGTCAACGGGGGGGCAGGGAATACGAATTACAGCGTAGGGTTGGGCTACACGAATCAGCCGGGCGTAATGCGCGGGTTCAATTTTCAGAAATACACGCTGCAATTTAACTTAAGCTCAAAGGTCAACGACTTCATTACGTTCGGAACCAACACCCTGCTCCGCTACTCAAACCGGAAAGGGCCGTCGTCGGGGGCCGGTGACACGTTTCTGGCTACGCTGGCCCAGTCGCCCCTGTACGGACCTACCTTGCCCGATGGCAGCGGCCTTTATACGTACAGAGCGTACAATGGTGAGGTGGGAAACAAAAACCCAGTCGCTTCTGCCGACAATGTGACGACCACGACCGACGATTACTACGCGCAGGTGAACGGATTTATCAACGTCAAACTAGCAGCGGGCTTGCAGTGGGAAACCCGGGGTGGTATTAATTTCGGGTACTGGAAATCCAACGACTTCCGACCTCGTATCCCGGTCTATTATTACTCCGATCTGAGTCAGGCGGGTCTGCTCGACGTTGGAACGCTGGGCTTATCGGTTAACAGCAATAACACGGCTTACACGGTTTTGTACAGTCAGCTGACGTACGATAAGCAGATCGGTAAAAATCATTTTACGGTGCTGGGCGGGGCGCAGCAGGAGCAGAACAAAGATCAGTCGCTGGGCGGTTTCCGCCGGGAATTTGCGACCAATACCCTGCGGGAGCTGAACGCGGGGCCGGTTGAAGGACAAACCAACTACGGTGGGGCTTCCCAGTGGGCGATTCGCTCGTTCTATGGTCGGGCCAATTACGACTACCAGAATCGATACCTGGTCGAAGCCAGTGCCCGCTACGATGGAACGTCCCGGCTACCGACCGCTACCCGCTGGGGCTTGTTCTACGCCGGTTCGGTGGGCTGGCGTCTAACCGAAGAAGCGTTCATGAAGAACATAACCTGGCTGAACGACCTGAAACTGCGGGCTTCGTATGGTAAACTCGGTAATCAGAATATCGGTACCTATCCTTACCAGAACGCGCTGTCGACGGCCAACTATCCGTTCAACAACAGCCTTCAGACGGGCTACTATGCCGCCGGTCTGGTCGACCAGTCGCTGACCTGGGAAACGACGCAGAGTGTCGATCTGGGTCTTGACCTGGCCGCGCTGAACGGACGCCTTACCGTTTCGGCCGACTGGTTCAACAAGGAAACGTATGATATTCTGCGCAGCTACCAGGTGCCGCTGTACGTTGGTCTGAATGCGCCGACGGTAAACAACGGGCGGGTTAGAAACACCGGCTTTGAAATCGAACTGGCTTACCGCGATAAGATCGGCAAGGACTTCACCTACCAGATCGGTGGTAACGTGCAGGCTTACAAGAATAGGCTGGTTCAGTACGGAAGCCGCGAAATTGGGGGGCAAACGATCCGGGAAGAAGGGCGACCACTAGACGAATTCTTCCTTTATCAGTGGGATGGTATCTTCCAGAGTCAGGAAGAGATCAACCGCTCGCCCAAGCAGCCCATTACGCCACAGCCGGGTGATTTGAAAATCAAAGACGTGAACGGCGACGGTAAAATTGACGCCAGTGACCGGACGTATACACCGGGGCGTTACCCGACGATATCGTACAACCTTAACGCGAATGCGTCCTGGCGCAATTTCGATCTGTCGGTGCAGGTCTTTGGCTCGGCCGGTCAGCGGCTGTACGTAACAGGCTGGGGCGCAGAGCCGTTCCGGCAAGGGTCTGTGCCCACGACCGACTGGCGCAACCGCTGGACACCAAGCAACCCATCGACAACGATGCCCCGCATCTACTGGGCCGATGGCTACGCACCCGTGCAGAACTATGCCTCTACTTATTTCCTGAAAGATGCCTCGTTTGTCCGGTTAAAGAACGTGCAGATTGGCTACACGCTACCTAATACGCTGGTTAGCAAGGCAAAAATGCAGTCGCTTCGGGTCTATTTCGCGGGTGATAATCTACTCACGCTGAGTAAGTTTCCGGGTCTGGACCCCGAACGTACAGCGGTGACGGATAACTACGTGTCCTATCCACAAAATCAGGTCTTTACACTGGGCGCTACCGTTCAATTCTAA
- a CDS encoding outer membrane beta-barrel protein: MQCAYGLLLLFCLGGQAQSINNLIVRGVVVDSVTHYPLSQATISLRSTSDTLRVTTQLADSQGRFSFLTQTSGTYWLTITYVGYGSLHQSVVLSRARPIADLGTLFIKPRAIQLREVRVQQRQPVRVRNDTLEFDAGSFSNRPNSVVEDLIRNLPGIEVASNGGVMAQGKAVQQIFVNGQPFFGSDLRMATRNLPADLIDKIQVFDKRSDQSTFTGVDDGSRSRTINIVTKPEARRGQFGQQGVGYGTDGRYLIGGGVNQFSGRRQVSLLGQANNLNQPGYSLPITSSGSGLSSGIIQSAGAGLNYSNQLGKRLDLSFSYLVDRTDNQQEQRLRRQTIQPNQAIPDSAQLSLVTTTSNQTSSRLLNHRVTMGVNFQMDSMNLIRITLAGNSYTNNTVTAMTIQTKNGQQGLNNQSVIDNRMQSTNQLLAPTVLWMHRFRRPGRTLSVNNSLSVNELTSNGLNQSVTTAYSSVSAQHSLYSVQDQQTSQHTRSTTDDLSLAYTEPFNDHHSLEIHYKLNLNQSTSNRTVFDRSPTNPTVEQRNPTLSNQTQSAFLSHGFGMGWQYHQTKYRYTLGLDMQQARLKPFNQTTSTSLSRHYLTLLPYAVFQPQLGNNRYIQLTYQTRMTAPSVTQLQPVADVTNPVFVQTGNTNLRPEYTHSVSLNYNQFQTETSRSTSAMLTAELTRHRIVLATNIDANGVQTTQPINTDGYLTLTGLLTVGQQMHLRPLIGSFGLTTQVNLNRGVTFINNQLNRSLALLAGQTVRLNTTVGPRVTVNLAGTISYQATSYSLQHNGTNQALTATLQTGISSQLPLGLRLVTDLSITTTAGRSAGYNQQYVLWNGYVTYSLFKQDAGELRLQVFDLLNQNRSLTRTVGDTYVEDGQNLAIRRYLLVSFVYNLRQFGASQLKP, translated from the coding sequence ATGCAATGCGCTTATGGATTACTACTATTATTCTGCTTGGGGGGGCAGGCCCAGTCAATAAATAACCTCATTGTTCGGGGGGTCGTAGTCGACTCAGTCACCCATTATCCGTTGTCGCAGGCAACCATATCGCTACGGTCAACCTCCGACACGCTCCGGGTAACCACTCAGTTGGCGGATAGCCAGGGGCGCTTTTCGTTCTTAACCCAAACAAGTGGTACTTATTGGCTAACGATTACTTACGTAGGATATGGGTCACTTCATCAGTCAGTTGTCTTATCGAGAGCACGACCGATAGCCGATCTAGGAACGCTGTTTATCAAACCAAGAGCCATCCAGTTGAGGGAAGTAAGGGTTCAACAGCGCCAACCTGTTCGGGTCAGAAATGATACACTTGAATTTGATGCAGGCAGCTTTAGCAATCGTCCAAACAGCGTGGTGGAAGATCTCATCCGTAATTTGCCTGGCATAGAGGTGGCGAGCAATGGCGGAGTGATGGCGCAGGGAAAAGCCGTCCAACAAATATTTGTTAATGGCCAGCCATTTTTCGGCAGTGATCTGCGAATGGCGACCCGCAACTTGCCAGCCGACCTAATTGATAAAATTCAGGTATTCGATAAACGATCTGATCAATCTACGTTTACAGGCGTTGACGACGGGAGTCGCAGTCGAACGATTAATATTGTCACCAAACCAGAAGCACGCCGAGGTCAGTTCGGTCAGCAAGGTGTGGGCTACGGCACGGATGGGCGCTACCTGATCGGAGGTGGTGTAAATCAGTTTTCGGGAAGACGACAAGTTTCTCTATTGGGACAGGCTAATAATTTGAATCAGCCAGGGTACAGTTTACCTATTACCAGCAGTGGATCGGGGCTCTCATCGGGTATTATCCAGTCGGCAGGGGCTGGTCTGAACTATTCGAACCAGTTGGGCAAGCGGCTTGACCTATCCTTTAGCTATTTAGTTGACCGTACCGACAACCAGCAAGAACAACGCCTACGCCGACAAACAATACAGCCTAATCAGGCTATACCCGATAGTGCACAACTGTCTCTCGTCACAACGACTAGCAACCAAACGTCGAGTCGCCTACTCAATCATCGGGTTACGATGGGGGTTAACTTTCAGATGGATTCAATGAATCTCATCCGAATCACTTTAGCAGGAAACAGCTACACGAACAATACGGTAACCGCTATGACCATCCAAACCAAGAACGGTCAACAGGGACTTAATAATCAAAGTGTAATCGACAATCGGATGCAAAGTACAAATCAGCTATTAGCCCCAACAGTACTTTGGATGCATCGATTTCGACGGCCGGGTCGTACCCTTTCAGTAAATAATAGCTTGTCAGTTAATGAACTGACAAGCAACGGACTTAACCAATCTGTAACAACCGCCTATTCGTCAGTTTCCGCACAGCACAGCCTGTATTCGGTACAAGATCAGCAAACGTCTCAACATACCCGATCAACGACCGATGATCTGTCGTTGGCTTACACAGAACCGTTCAATGACCATCACTCGCTGGAAATACATTACAAACTCAATTTAAATCAAAGCACATCAAATCGAACCGTATTTGACCGTAGTCCAACCAATCCGACAGTCGAACAACGTAACCCCACTTTAAGTAATCAAACTCAGAGCGCCTTTCTTTCGCATGGTTTTGGCATGGGCTGGCAGTACCATCAGACAAAGTACCGCTACACACTTGGTCTGGATATGCAGCAGGCCCGTTTGAAACCCTTCAATCAAACTACTAGCACCTCGCTTAGTCGGCATTACCTTACCCTACTTCCTTATGCGGTCTTTCAGCCACAGTTAGGTAACAATCGATATATACAGCTTACTTATCAAACCCGAATGACTGCCCCTTCCGTCACTCAGCTGCAACCAGTCGCTGATGTAACAAACCCGGTGTTTGTCCAGACAGGCAATACGAATTTACGTCCAGAATATACGCATTCAGTTAGCCTTAATTACAACCAATTCCAGACCGAAACCAGCCGATCCACATCAGCAATGCTGACGGCCGAACTGACGCGCCACCGAATCGTACTGGCAACCAATATAGACGCCAACGGGGTTCAAACCACTCAGCCTATTAATACCGACGGATACTTGACACTCACTGGCCTGCTGACTGTAGGACAGCAGATGCATTTACGTCCCCTGATTGGGTCGTTTGGCCTGACAACTCAAGTAAATCTTAATCGGGGAGTAACGTTTATTAATAACCAGTTGAATCGTTCACTAGCCTTATTGGCTGGACAAACGGTTCGGCTTAATACAACGGTAGGCCCCAGGGTAACCGTTAATCTGGCTGGAACGATTTCCTATCAAGCAACTTCGTATTCGTTGCAACACAATGGGACAAATCAGGCCTTGACCGCTACGCTACAAACGGGCATTAGTAGTCAACTGCCCCTCGGTCTGCGCTTAGTTACCGATTTATCCATCACAACAACTGCTGGGCGTTCAGCAGGCTATAATCAGCAGTATGTTTTGTGGAACGGTTATGTCACTTACTCGCTCTTTAAACAGGACGCAGGAGAGCTACGCCTGCAAGTATTTGACCTACTCAACCAGAATCGCAGCCTGACACGCACGGTTGGTGACACGTATGTTGAAGACGGCCAAAACCTGGCGATCAGGCGCTATCTGCTCGTTAGTTTCGTTTATAATCTCCGACAGTTTGGAGCAAGCCAACTCAAGCCATAA
- a CDS encoding serine hydrolase: protein MQSVYKFHVALAVLNQVDKGRFKLTQKMHVKKSDLTPNQHSSMGEAYPNGEVDLLLFELIR from the coding sequence ATGCAGAGTGTATACAAGTTTCACGTTGCTCTGGCGGTACTGAACCAGGTAGACAAGGGGCGCTTCAAACTCACGCAGAAAATGCACGTAAAAAAAAGCGATCTGACGCCTAACCAGCACAGCTCGATGGGGGAGGCCTATCCAAATGGCGAGGTGGATCTGCTGCTGTTTGAACTGATTCGGTAA
- a CDS encoding OmpA family protein, which translates to MSEERAKTVLTELTASGIDPSRLKSVGYGAQKPLAPNDSEENRAKTGG; encoded by the coding sequence TTGTCTGAAGAGCGGGCTAAAACGGTCCTTACTGAGTTGACTGCGTCGGGTATCGACCCATCCCGGTTGAAATCCGTAGGCTACGGGGCACAAAAGCCCTTAGCCCCCAATGATTCTGAAGAAAATAGAGCCAAAACCGGCGGGTAG
- a CDS encoding S8 family peptidase, with the protein MLKSVMNRLGMATAVLATGFLVSNCKSDLDIETPTPVNTMASARLATGEQYVPGEVLIKFSNGLSAVGRLPILNLIGGTVAETILTKTMQDAGISDGILRVKTSKEIAQVLTLLNGVPGVEFAEPNFIYTHQATSNDPLYTNGSLWGMYGPSTSPTNQFGSAAGTAWANNKTGSSSVIVGIIDEGYMTTHADLSANAWVNPYETVNGVDDDGNGYIDDVNGWDFAANDASVYDGTGDDHGTHVAGTIGARGGNGAGVAGVCWSVKMISLKFLGSGGGSTTAAIKAIDYLTDLKTRHGLNIVASNNSWGGGGYSQSLQSAIGRANNAGILFVAAAGNGGSDGVGDNNDATPNYPSNYTNANVIAVASITSSGALSGFSNYGAQTVDIGAPGSNIQSTLPYTGTTPAYGAYSGTSMATPHVTGAIALYKSINPSATASQIKSAILNAGVATSSLSGKTVTGDRLRVSSF; encoded by the coding sequence ATGCTGAAATCTGTAATGAATCGTTTGGGCATGGCAACGGCTGTGCTGGCAACAGGATTCCTTGTTAGCAATTGTAAGTCTGACCTTGATATCGAAACGCCAACGCCGGTGAACACAATGGCGAGTGCGCGTCTGGCAACTGGTGAGCAATACGTGCCGGGGGAAGTGCTGATCAAGTTCTCCAACGGGTTGAGCGCCGTTGGCCGCCTGCCTATCCTTAACCTGATTGGTGGTACCGTTGCCGAGACGATTTTGACTAAAACAATGCAGGATGCTGGTATCAGTGACGGCATTCTGCGGGTAAAAACAAGCAAAGAAATCGCGCAGGTGCTGACCCTGCTGAATGGCGTGCCAGGCGTGGAATTTGCCGAGCCCAACTTCATTTATACCCACCAGGCTACGTCTAATGACCCCTTGTATACAAACGGCTCGCTGTGGGGTATGTACGGTCCATCTACATCGCCTACCAACCAGTTTGGCAGCGCAGCCGGAACAGCTTGGGCAAACAACAAAACCGGATCGAGCTCGGTTATCGTCGGCATTATCGATGAAGGGTACATGACGACACACGCCGATCTAAGCGCCAACGCCTGGGTAAATCCATACGAAACAGTAAACGGTGTTGATGATGACGGTAACGGCTACATTGACGACGTAAATGGGTGGGACTTTGCCGCCAACGACGCCAGCGTATACGATGGTACGGGTGACGACCATGGTACGCACGTTGCCGGTACGATCGGTGCCCGTGGCGGCAATGGTGCGGGTGTAGCGGGTGTCTGCTGGAGCGTAAAAATGATTTCGCTAAAGTTCTTGGGCTCCGGTGGTGGATCGACAACGGCGGCTATCAAAGCCATCGACTACCTAACCGACCTGAAAACACGTCACGGACTAAACATCGTAGCTAGTAACAATTCGTGGGGCGGTGGTGGCTACTCACAGTCGCTGCAAAGCGCGATTGGTCGGGCTAACAACGCGGGTATCCTATTCGTGGCTGCTGCTGGTAACGGCGGTAGTGATGGCGTGGGCGATAATAACGACGCTACACCAAACTACCCATCCAACTACACCAATGCCAACGTAATCGCTGTTGCATCAATCACGTCGTCGGGTGCTCTGTCAGGCTTCTCGAACTACGGCGCGCAAACGGTTGACATTGGCGCACCCGGATCAAATATCCAGTCGACGTTGCCGTACACCGGAACAACACCAGCCTACGGTGCCTACAGCGGTACGTCGATGGCGACGCCACACGTAACAGGAGCGATCGCTTTATACAAATCAATCAATCCATCAGCTACGGCTTCACAGATCAAGTCAGCGATTCTAAACGCTGGGGTTGCTACCAGTTCACTGTCGGGCAAGACCGTAACCGGCGACCGGCTGCGGGTGAGTTCATTTTAA
- a CDS encoding capsule assembly Wzi family protein yields MLRFHSSVTMYCLTAGLACSTGELLKAQPVAGNETPVNGFIETGGFVVNGAMPFWFRANQSGIVPLSGSTGQLRMGLYRDNYRVDRRDSLIRPKNIDWGYGLEVVGNTGQQNQLILPEGYLRVRWKQFEIYAGRRRGMVGLVDTLLTSGSYAWSGNALPIPKIQISTIGYVPIGLTKGFVAINALFNHGWFSSGFVRNSYLHQKALYIRLGKPTAKVNLYFGGNQEVQWGGFAPGLVGVPGLSDNMDGRFASDLDAFYRVIMATSGTGYVPPQGVISIDQGNRIGNHLGSFDGGIELKMKGYKVFAYRQNLYETGALFYLTNITDGLHGIRIQRSQPNRRPFSVDRFLLEFFNSKSQGGPEFVIDDPQRRGRNNYFNHSQYQDGWTYQGRTIGTPFLTARGEANPSLPQNYPITNNRVSLWHMGIAGKIGQQVNWLTKLSYSQNYGTYDFPYPAGTNQLSVLLMVNASVQLPILKSCQLNSSFGLDTGHLLPNSYGCYFGVRKALFDDVNYLLGKKRITN; encoded by the coding sequence ATGCTCAGATTCCACTCTTCGGTAACCATGTATTGTCTGACGGCCGGGTTAGCCTGCTCTACTGGCGAATTACTGAAAGCACAACCTGTTGCTGGCAACGAAACACCTGTCAACGGCTTTATCGAAACGGGGGGCTTCGTCGTGAATGGAGCTATGCCGTTCTGGTTTCGGGCGAATCAGTCCGGCATAGTACCGCTATCCGGGTCAACAGGGCAGTTGCGAATGGGCTTGTACCGAGACAACTACCGCGTTGATCGTAGGGATAGTTTGATAAGGCCAAAAAACATTGACTGGGGGTATGGCCTTGAAGTGGTAGGCAACACTGGGCAGCAAAACCAGCTGATACTACCCGAAGGCTACCTGCGTGTACGCTGGAAACAATTCGAAATCTACGCGGGCCGCCGACGGGGGATGGTTGGTCTGGTTGATACGTTGCTTACGTCAGGGTCGTATGCCTGGTCGGGTAACGCCTTACCCATACCCAAAATTCAGATTAGCACCATTGGCTATGTTCCTATTGGCCTCACAAAGGGTTTCGTAGCGATCAACGCCTTATTCAACCATGGCTGGTTCTCTTCGGGATTTGTCAGAAATAGTTACCTGCACCAGAAGGCACTTTACATTCGTCTCGGAAAGCCTACCGCCAAGGTAAACCTGTATTTTGGAGGAAACCAGGAAGTTCAGTGGGGTGGATTTGCTCCAGGTTTAGTGGGCGTGCCTGGCTTGTCGGACAATATGGACGGGCGTTTTGCGTCGGATTTGGACGCTTTTTACCGAGTCATTATGGCCACATCTGGCACCGGCTACGTTCCTCCGCAGGGTGTCATCTCGATAGATCAGGGGAATCGGATCGGTAACCACCTGGGGTCATTTGACGGCGGTATTGAACTAAAAATGAAAGGATACAAGGTGTTCGCGTATCGGCAGAATTTGTACGAGACCGGGGCACTGTTTTATTTGACGAACATCACTGATGGCTTACATGGCATTCGCATTCAACGGTCGCAACCAAATCGGCGTCCATTTTCAGTTGATCGCTTCCTTCTAGAGTTCTTCAATTCAAAAAGTCAGGGCGGTCCAGAGTTTGTGATTGATGACCCGCAACGACGAGGACGAAACAACTACTTTAATCACTCACAATACCAGGACGGTTGGACGTACCAGGGCCGTACTATTGGAACGCCATTCCTAACCGCAAGGGGAGAAGCTAATCCTTCTTTGCCCCAAAATTACCCAATCACGAATAACCGGGTATCGCTGTGGCACATGGGTATCGCGGGGAAAATAGGGCAGCAAGTAAACTGGCTGACAAAGCTGTCATACAGCCAGAACTACGGGACTTATGACTTTCCCTATCCAGCCGGTACGAATCAATTGTCGGTTCTGCTGATGGTCAACGCTTCCGTACAACTCCCTATCTTGAAAAGCTGTCAACTTAATTCGTCGTTCGGCTTGGATACCGGCCACCTGCTACCCAATTCGTACGGTTGTTACTTCGGCGTCCGAAAAGCCCTCTTCGACGACGTTAATTATCTTCTAGGAAAAAAAAGAATTACAAATTGA